Proteins found in one Herbiconiux sp. A18JL235 genomic segment:
- a CDS encoding CpaF family protein has product MTSPRSALFGPLAPYLDDELVTDVFVNGHRELWVDRGGGPRREPGWSCPNEQRLREFAVRLVAAGGRHVDESTPCVDVTVAGCRVHVVLPPVAVGGTLVSVRVPQAEFPSLDDLEARGFFGGVGSGAGSGARAGAGLGVRDAAARRGIVDEAVRRRTNLLVTGAAGSGKTTFLSAVLSSAPTAERIVVIEDVTELRVAHPHVVALEARQPNLEGAGGIGLAELVRQALRMRPDRLVLGECRGGEIRDLLSALNTGHDGGAGTLHANALGDVPARLEALGALAGLDAAAVARQAVSAIGLVCHLRRVGERRELAEFGELCLDPRDRLAVRELGGGGVPSRAAVVSSASSAPDDVASRIGGLREAAA; this is encoded by the coding sequence ATGACATCACCTCGCAGCGCGCTCTTCGGGCCCCTCGCCCCCTACCTCGACGACGAGCTCGTCACCGACGTGTTCGTGAACGGCCATCGCGAACTGTGGGTCGACCGAGGCGGGGGCCCGCGCCGCGAACCGGGCTGGTCGTGCCCGAACGAGCAGCGGCTGCGCGAGTTCGCGGTGCGGCTCGTCGCCGCGGGTGGGCGCCACGTCGACGAGTCGACGCCGTGCGTCGACGTGACTGTGGCCGGGTGCCGGGTGCACGTGGTGCTGCCGCCCGTCGCTGTCGGCGGCACGCTGGTGTCGGTGCGGGTGCCGCAGGCGGAGTTCCCGTCGCTCGACGATCTCGAGGCGCGGGGGTTCTTCGGGGGTGTGGGCTCGGGGGCGGGTTCGGGCGCGCGTGCTGGTGCGGGCCTCGGCGTCCGTGACGCGGCGGCGCGGCGGGGGATCGTCGACGAGGCGGTTCGGCGGCGCACCAACCTGCTCGTCACGGGTGCCGCCGGCAGTGGCAAGACGACGTTCCTGTCGGCTGTGCTGAGCAGTGCACCGACCGCTGAACGCATCGTCGTCATCGAAGACGTCACGGAGCTGCGCGTCGCGCATCCGCATGTTGTCGCCCTCGAAGCCAGGCAACCGAACCTCGAGGGCGCCGGCGGCATCGGCCTCGCCGAACTGGTGCGCCAGGCGCTCAGGATGCGACCCGATCGGCTGGTGCTCGGCGAGTGCCGCGGGGGCGAGATCCGCGACCTCCTGTCGGCCCTCAACACCGGGCACGACGGAGGGGCCGGCACCCTTCACGCCAACGCCCTCGGCGACGTGCCGGCGCGACTCGAGGCGCTCGGCGCGCTCGCCGGGCTCGACGCGGCAGCGGTGGCGCGGCAGGCGGTGAGCGCGATCGGGCTCGTCTGCCACCTGCGACGGGTGGGCGAGCGCCGCGAGCTCGCGGAGTTCGGGGAGCTCTGCCTCGATCCTCGCGATCGTCTCGCGGTGCGGGAACTCGGTGGGGGCGGGGTTCCGTCCCGTGCTGCCGTGGTCTCGTCTGCGTCGTCGGCGCCGGATGACGTGGCCTCGCGGATCGGCGGACTTCGTGAAGCGGCAGCCTGA
- a CDS encoding type II secretion system F family protein, with protein sequence MKRQPEAQALATVCERLAALLEAGVGPRDAWLYLAEVGDDVAVARVAERIRAGVRVPAAVAGAGAGSGAMAEAGAMAGAEAGAGAGAGAGAGAGAGAGAGAGAGAGAGAGAGAGVGAGEGADPRGAARSPVGSAVQGIGRSTRERESRRRHWAALASVWFVAEASGAPIARCLSDMASSFAATAAVERDTSVALAGPRATTRLVLCLPLIAMAAGSAIGIDSSRVLFTTAVGWLCLGCGAVLLAVAQLWSARLLRAARDDGGTPGLGLELLAVALSGGCPPDAAEALVEMAVGRFDLAAAQGDRWQTEARDTMALALRAGAHPATLLRRDAARLRHDASRRAAERAASLGVWLMLPLGVCVLPAFLLFAVVPAFLAVLGDTITFA encoded by the coding sequence GTGAAGCGGCAGCCTGAGGCGCAGGCGCTCGCCACCGTGTGCGAGCGGCTCGCGGCGCTGCTCGAGGCGGGGGTCGGGCCGCGCGACGCGTGGCTGTACCTCGCGGAGGTGGGTGATGACGTGGCGGTCGCTCGGGTTGCCGAGCGCATTCGCGCAGGGGTGCGGGTGCCTGCGGCGGTGGCGGGGGCCGGTGCAGGTTCTGGAGCGATGGCGGAGGCGGGTGCGATGGCCGGGGCGGAGGCTGGTGCTGGTGCTGGTGCTGGTGCTGGTGCTGGTGCTGGTGCTGGTGCTGGTGCTGGTGCTGGTGCTGGTGCCGGTGCCGGTGCCGGTGCGGGGGCGGGGGTGGGCGCGGGTGAGGGTGCGGATCCCAGGGGTGCTGCCCGTTCGCCCGTCGGCTCGGCCGTTCAGGGGATCGGGCGGTCGACTCGTGAACGCGAGTCGCGTCGCCGTCACTGGGCTGCTCTCGCGAGCGTGTGGTTCGTCGCCGAGGCGTCGGGGGCACCGATCGCCCGGTGCCTCTCCGACATGGCGTCGTCGTTCGCCGCGACCGCGGCCGTCGAACGCGACACCTCCGTCGCCCTCGCCGGTCCACGCGCCACCACACGCCTCGTGCTCTGTCTCCCGCTGATCGCCATGGCGGCCGGTTCGGCGATCGGCATCGACTCCTCACGCGTGCTCTTCACCACTGCTGTCGGCTGGCTCTGCCTCGGCTGCGGTGCCGTGTTGCTCGCGGTGGCGCAGCTCTGGTCGGCGCGACTGCTCCGGGCGGCGCGCGACGACGGAGGAACGCCCGGCCTCGGCCTTGAGCTCCTCGCCGTCGCACTGAGTGGCGGATGTCCGCCCGATGCCGCCGAGGCCCTCGTCGAGATGGCCGTCGGCCGTTTCGATCTCGCCGCGGCGCAGGGCGACCGCTGGCAGACGGAGGCGCGAGACACCATGGCCTTGGCCCTGCGCGCGGGTGCGCATCCGGCGACGCTGCTCCGACGCGATGCCGCCCGTCTCCGCCACGACGCCTCCCGCCGCGCCGCGGAGCGAGCTGCCTCCCTCGGCGTCTGGCTCATGCTCCCGCTCGGCGTCTGTGTGCTCCCCGCCTTCCTCCTCTTCGCTGTCGTCCCGGCCTTCCTCGCTGTCCTTGGCGACACCATCACTTTTGCCTGA
- a CDS encoding DUF4244 domain-containing protein, with protein MTQSHSSAPLSTIHVERLPARSLPATSERSRSRWSRFRALVPNLSDDTGAATAEYAIATLAAVGLAGLLVVILKGDDVKGMLTDLIHRALTSAG; from the coding sequence ATGACTCAGTCCCATTCCTCTGCGCCACTCTCCACGATCCACGTCGAACGACTTCCCGCCCGCTCGCTCCCAGCGACCTCGGAGCGGAGCCGCTCCCGATGGTCGCGATTCCGCGCCCTCGTCCCGAACCTCTCCGATGACACAGGCGCCGCCACCGCGGAGTACGCCATCGCCACCCTCGCGGCCGTAGGCCTCGCCGGCCTGCTCGTGGTGATCCTGAAGGGCGACGACGTCAAGGGCATGCTCACCGACCTCATCCACCGCGCCCTCACGTCGGCGGGCTGA
- a CDS encoding TadE family type IV pilus minor pilin — MTAEFAVVLPAVVVVLALGMGALQLGALQVRVADAAADAARLLGRGEAEAAAARVADVQVGAGAESWNTGHLVCVTVRARPLIALLDEHVELSASGCALDDRAPAPGDAAS, encoded by the coding sequence GTGACTGCGGAGTTCGCGGTGGTGTTGCCCGCGGTGGTGGTGGTGCTCGCGCTCGGGATGGGGGCGCTGCAGCTCGGTGCGCTCCAGGTGCGCGTCGCCGATGCGGCTGCGGATGCGGCACGCCTTCTCGGGCGGGGTGAAGCGGAGGCCGCGGCCGCCCGGGTAGCCGACGTGCAGGTGGGTGCCGGCGCGGAATCGTGGAACACGGGCCACCTGGTCTGCGTCACCGTTCGCGCACGACCTTTGATCGCCCTCCTCGACGAACACGTCGAGCTGAGCGCTTCCGGGTGTGCCCTCGACGACAGGGCACCCGCCCCGGGGGACGCCGCATCGTGA
- the topA gene encoding type I DNA topoisomerase, translating to MPGPRKLVIVESPTKVKSIAQYLGDGFDVMASVGHIRDLVEPKNLPADLKKGSLGKFSVDVENKFEPYYVVSDAKKKTVAELKRALAGADELYLATDEDREGEAIAWHLLQVLKPKVPVKRMVFHEITREAIEQARDNTRQIDDALVDAQETRRILDRLYGYEVSPVLWRKVGPGLSAGRVQSAATRLVVDRERERLAFTSANYWDLTATFVPDATAPQTDAFDARLVRLNGERVASGRDFDESGKLKGKAIALDEPAAQALTAALEADGVDVHVTSVESKPYTRRPAAPFTTSTLQQEAARKLRFSARQTMSVAQSLYENGYITYMRTDSPSLSQQAITAARNQASALYGAETLPDKPRLYSGKGKNAQEAHEAIRPAGEVFKTPSELSSTLRGNDFRLYDLIWKRTVASQMADARGSTATVTIAAGPVTVDELGGATTAEFSASGTVITFRGFLHAYEEGKDEERNATAEPSEAKLPNLSENQKLAATDIEAAGHDTTPPPRYTEASLVKALDELGIGRPSTYASIISTIIDRGYVTPRGQALVPSWTAFSVVRLLEDFFTELVDYDFTAALEADLDKIAGGEEDRVDWLNGFYFGSDDHPGLRSVIDNMGEIDARAVNSVSIADDITLRIGKYGPYLEVLDPSGDLDAPPRRVNLPQDLAPDELTPEKARELVDAPVVTDRVIGINPENGKEIVAKDGRFGPYVTELEPAAPEAPADGAAKPAAKKSAAAVKPRTASLFKSMDLATIDLDTALRLLDLPRVVGEDPESGEPITAQGGKFGPYLKKGTDTRSLTSEDLIFEIDLPGALELFAQPKYGARRASSALKEFDADPESGKPIKVKDGRFGPYVTDGVTNATIPRGETVEEIDFERAVQLLADKRAKGPAKPRAKAAAAKKPAAKKPAAAKKPVAAKSSAAKTTAAKTTAAKSSAAKTSAAKTSSAKTTAAKTTTRKAPAPAAEPQP from the coding sequence TTGCCAGGCCCGAGAAAGCTCGTCATCGTCGAGTCGCCCACCAAGGTGAAGTCCATCGCCCAGTACCTCGGCGACGGCTTCGACGTGATGGCCTCGGTCGGCCACATCCGCGACCTGGTGGAGCCCAAGAACCTCCCTGCCGACCTCAAGAAGGGCTCCCTCGGCAAGTTCTCTGTCGACGTCGAGAACAAGTTCGAGCCCTACTACGTCGTCTCCGACGCCAAGAAGAAGACGGTGGCCGAGCTCAAGAGGGCCCTCGCCGGCGCCGACGAACTCTACCTCGCCACTGATGAAGACCGCGAAGGCGAGGCCATCGCGTGGCACCTCCTGCAGGTGCTGAAGCCCAAGGTGCCTGTGAAGCGCATGGTGTTCCACGAGATCACCCGCGAAGCCATCGAGCAGGCCCGCGACAACACCCGGCAGATCGACGACGCGCTCGTCGACGCGCAGGAGACCCGTCGCATCCTCGACCGCCTCTACGGCTACGAGGTGAGCCCGGTGCTCTGGCGCAAGGTCGGCCCAGGCCTCAGCGCCGGTCGGGTGCAGTCGGCGGCCACCCGCCTCGTCGTCGACCGTGAGCGCGAGCGCCTCGCGTTCACCTCGGCCAACTACTGGGACCTCACGGCCACCTTCGTTCCTGACGCCACCGCCCCGCAGACCGACGCCTTCGACGCGCGCCTCGTGCGCCTGAACGGCGAGCGCGTGGCCTCGGGCCGCGACTTCGACGAGTCGGGAAAGCTGAAGGGCAAGGCGATCGCCCTCGACGAGCCGGCGGCCCAGGCCCTCACGGCGGCTCTCGAGGCCGACGGCGTCGACGTCCACGTCACCTCCGTCGAGTCGAAGCCCTACACCCGTCGCCCGGCGGCACCCTTCACCACCTCCACCCTGCAGCAGGAGGCCGCGCGCAAGCTCCGCTTCTCTGCGCGGCAGACCATGAGCGTGGCGCAGTCGCTCTACGAGAACGGCTACATCACCTACATGCGCACCGACTCGCCGTCGCTGTCGCAGCAGGCGATCACGGCTGCCCGCAACCAGGCGAGCGCCCTCTACGGCGCCGAGACCCTCCCCGACAAGCCACGCCTCTACAGTGGTAAGGGCAAGAACGCGCAAGAGGCTCACGAGGCCATCCGCCCCGCGGGCGAGGTGTTCAAGACTCCGAGCGAGCTCTCCTCCACGCTCCGCGGCAACGACTTCCGGCTCTACGACCTCATCTGGAAGCGCACCGTCGCCTCCCAGATGGCGGATGCACGGGGTTCGACCGCCACGGTCACGATCGCCGCCGGTCCGGTCACGGTCGACGAACTGGGTGGTGCGACCACCGCCGAGTTCTCCGCATCCGGTACCGTCATCACCTTCCGCGGGTTCCTTCACGCCTACGAGGAGGGGAAAGACGAAGAGCGCAACGCCACGGCCGAGCCCTCGGAGGCGAAGCTGCCGAACCTCAGCGAGAACCAGAAGCTCGCCGCCACCGACATCGAGGCCGCCGGGCACGACACCACCCCGCCGCCGCGTTACACCGAGGCCAGCCTGGTGAAGGCGCTCGACGAGCTCGGCATCGGCCGGCCGTCGACCTACGCGTCGATCATCTCGACCATCATCGACCGCGGCTACGTCACCCCGCGCGGTCAGGCCCTCGTTCCGAGCTGGACGGCCTTCTCGGTGGTGCGCCTGCTGGAAGACTTCTTCACCGAGCTCGTCGACTACGACTTCACGGCCGCGCTCGAGGCCGACCTCGACAAGATCGCGGGCGGTGAAGAAGACCGGGTCGACTGGCTGAACGGCTTCTACTTCGGCAGCGACGACCACCCCGGCCTCCGCAGCGTCATCGACAACATGGGTGAGATCGACGCGCGCGCCGTCAACTCCGTCTCCATCGCCGACGACATCACCCTGCGCATCGGCAAGTACGGCCCCTACCTCGAGGTGCTCGACCCGTCGGGCGACCTCGACGCGCCCCCGCGACGCGTCAACCTGCCGCAAGACCTCGCTCCCGACGAGCTCACGCCCGAGAAGGCGCGCGAGCTGGTCGACGCGCCCGTGGTCACCGACCGCGTCATCGGCATCAACCCCGAGAACGGCAAGGAGATCGTCGCGAAAGACGGCAGGTTCGGCCCCTACGTGACCGAGCTCGAGCCGGCCGCCCCCGAGGCGCCCGCCGACGGCGCGGCGAAACCGGCAGCGAAGAAGTCGGCGGCAGCGGTGAAACCGCGAACCGCCTCCCTGTTCAAGTCGATGGATCTCGCCACCATCGACCTCGACACGGCTCTCCGACTGCTCGACCTGCCCCGCGTGGTGGGCGAAGACCCCGAGTCGGGCGAACCCATCACCGCCCAGGGCGGCAAGTTCGGCCCCTACCTCAAGAAGGGCACCGACACCCGCAGCCTGACGAGCGAAGACCTCATCTTCGAGATCGACCTCCCGGGCGCGCTCGAACTCTTCGCCCAGCCCAAGTACGGTGCGCGGCGTGCTTCGTCGGCGTTGAAGGAGTTCGACGCCGACCCCGAGAGCGGCAAGCCGATCAAGGTCAAGGACGGGCGCTTCGGCCCCTACGTCACCGACGGCGTCACGAACGCCACCATCCCGCGCGGTGAGACCGTCGAGGAGATCGATTTCGAGCGCGCGGTGCAGCTGCTCGCCGACAAGCGCGCCAAGGGCCCCGCCAAGCCTCGCGCGAAGGCGGCAGCGGCCAAGAAGCCCGCCGCGAAGAAACCCGCCGCCGCGAAGAAGCCCGTAGCGGCCAAGTCGAGCGCTGCGAAGACGACGGCGGCCAAGACGACGGCGGCCAAGTCGAGCGCGGCCAAGACCTCCGCAGCGAAGACGAGCTCGGCGAAGACCACGGCCGCGAAGACGACGACGCGCAAGGCTCCCGCCCCCGCTGCCGAACCCCAGCCGTGA
- the tmk gene encoding dTMP kinase, translating to MTGLFITLEGGDGAGKTTQAELLESWLAAQGCTVVRTREPGGTDIGNEVREIVLHSRGHIAPRAEALLYAADRAHHISTKVRPALERGEVVVQDRYLDSSVAYQGAGRVLDAGEIRELSLWAAEGLLPDLTILLDLDEDAARARLDGANKRFDRLEAEKSDFHRRVREAFLALARNEPDRFLVVDAARDAETIAAEVRERVAPLLAASDTTRAR from the coding sequence GTGACCGGCCTGTTCATCACGCTCGAGGGCGGCGACGGCGCGGGCAAGACCACCCAGGCCGAGCTGCTCGAATCGTGGCTCGCCGCCCAGGGGTGCACCGTGGTGCGCACGCGCGAACCCGGCGGCACCGACATCGGCAACGAGGTGCGCGAGATCGTGCTGCACAGCCGCGGGCACATCGCCCCGCGCGCCGAAGCGCTCCTCTACGCGGCCGATCGTGCCCATCACATCAGCACGAAGGTGCGCCCGGCGCTCGAGCGCGGAGAGGTCGTGGTGCAAGACCGCTACCTCGACTCCTCGGTCGCCTACCAGGGCGCTGGTCGTGTACTCGATGCGGGTGAGATCCGCGAGCTGTCGTTGTGGGCTGCGGAGGGGCTGCTGCCCGACCTCACCATCCTGCTCGACCTCGACGAAGACGCTGCCCGCGCCCGGCTCGACGGCGCCAACAAGCGATTCGACCGTCTCGAGGCCGAGAAGAGCGACTTCCACCGGCGAGTGCGGGAGGCATTCCTGGCTCTCGCCCGGAACGAGCCCGACCGCTTCCTCGTCGTCGACGCGGCGCGAGACGCCGAGACGATCGCCGCCGAGGTGCGCGAGCGTGTGGCCCCTCTGCTCGCCGCGAGCGACACGACCCGAGCCCGCTGA
- a CDS encoding DNA polymerase III subunit delta', whose protein sequence is MTVWNDLTGQDAAIEVFRAAAESAAAGRSGATSTSTSTSTSASPADSMTHAWLITGPPGSGRSNLGYAFASALLCPNGGCGVCPDCRQVASRTHPDLSILATERVVITIDEVRKLVSSSQFSPSVSRYRVVVIEDADRMAERTSNVLLKALEEPPERTVWILCAPSEADLLPTIRSRVRSVRLRVPGTEDVASLVMRRDGVDHELALQAARESQSHIGMAHRLATNDEARRRRAETLDLALQVVTVGDAVRGAARLLELAGADAQAITEERDAEERAAALRSLGVEPGQPVPPALRGQMKALEDDQKRRATRSLRDGIDRILTDLLSLYRDVVIVQLGAGLELVNEAIAERVRKAAADNDPTSTLAAMDAITDARRRIAANVAPALALEAMLVTVAESNRQAARKG, encoded by the coding sequence ATGACCGTCTGGAACGACCTCACCGGCCAAGACGCCGCGATCGAGGTGTTCCGTGCCGCCGCCGAGTCGGCAGCAGCCGGCCGCTCCGGTGCGACCAGCACCAGCACCAGCACCAGCACCAGCGCCAGCCCCGCCGACTCCATGACACACGCGTGGCTCATCACAGGCCCGCCCGGCTCCGGCCGTTCGAACCTCGGCTACGCCTTCGCCTCGGCGCTGCTGTGCCCGAACGGCGGATGCGGGGTCTGCCCCGACTGCCGACAGGTCGCCTCCCGCACGCACCCCGATCTGTCGATCCTCGCCACCGAGCGCGTGGTCATCACCATCGACGAGGTGCGCAAGCTCGTCTCGTCGTCACAGTTCTCACCCTCGGTGTCCCGCTACCGGGTGGTCGTGATCGAAGACGCCGACCGCATGGCGGAGCGCACCTCGAACGTGCTGCTTAAAGCGCTGGAGGAGCCGCCCGAGCGCACGGTCTGGATTCTGTGCGCCCCGAGCGAGGCCGATCTGCTGCCCACCATCCGCTCCCGCGTGCGCTCGGTGCGCCTGCGGGTGCCCGGCACCGAAGACGTCGCGTCGCTCGTCATGCGCCGAGACGGCGTCGACCACGAGCTCGCCCTGCAGGCGGCCCGCGAGTCGCAGAGTCACATCGGCATGGCGCATCGTCTCGCAACGAACGACGAGGCCCGTCGGCGGCGCGCCGAGACGCTCGACCTGGCACTCCAGGTCGTGACCGTCGGCGACGCCGTGCGCGGTGCGGCCCGCCTGCTCGAGCTGGCGGGCGCCGACGCCCAGGCCATCACCGAAGAGCGCGACGCCGAGGAGCGCGCCGCCGCCCTCCGTTCGCTCGGCGTCGAGCCAGGGCAGCCGGTGCCGCCCGCTCTGCGCGGGCAGATGAAAGCGCTCGAAGACGACCAGAAGCGCCGTGCCACGAGGAGCCTGCGCGACGGCATCGACCGCATCCTCACCGACCTCCTCTCCCTCTACCGCGACGTCGTGATCGTGCAGCTCGGTGCCGGTCTCGAACTCGTGAACGAGGCCATCGCCGAACGGGTAAGGAAGGCCGCCGCCGATAACGATCCGACATCGACCCTCGCGGCGATGGACGCGATCACCGATGCGCGTCGCAGGATTGCCGCAAACGTCGCTCCCGCCCTCGCGCTGGAGGCGATGCTCGTCACCGTCGCTGAGTCGAACCGCCAAGCGGCACGAAAGGGTTGA
- a CDS encoding alpha/beta hydrolase — protein sequence MTSASRTTGLVAVVLATALALSGCVTWFVDAQRGGSPSAPTVSTPTAEDVPADLQRFYGQVLEWQPCSGSFLCTTAIAPLDWRDPTGDTIELALIKKPASGGDRLGSLFVNPGGPGGSAYDMVEQSPDFAAHPELQQSYDLIGYDPRGTGHSDAVRCLTDQERDAWLYDIIPGERGSKEWLAAYTEAAADFGAKCAENTGPLLEHIDTESTTRDLDMLRAAVGDSKLNYLGYSYGTFLGAIYADNFPDKVGRMVLDGAEDPRSSGFDITISQAAGFENALKSYLTDCASRSDCWFDGSADTALTGIQKLLAQVDESPVRSSDGRELGSSSLLTAIFYPLYNESSWPYLDTLFTSVADGQADYAFQLADAYNSRNPDGSYADNLIESFNAISCADYPAQTDPAVWAEQNEKLIEASPTVGPYWTFGDIGCAEWPYPSTRVPGPVTAAGSDPILVVGTTGDPATPYAWAEALADQLDNGHLVTFQGEGHTAYNSSSCVAAVVDDYFLNGTVPGSDPDCTS from the coding sequence ATGACATCCGCCAGCCGCACCACCGGGCTCGTCGCGGTCGTGCTCGCCACGGCCCTCGCCCTCTCCGGCTGCGTCACCTGGTTCGTCGACGCCCAGCGCGGCGGCTCGCCGTCGGCACCGACGGTGTCGACCCCCACCGCGGAGGACGTGCCCGCAGACCTCCAGCGCTTCTACGGCCAGGTGCTCGAGTGGCAACCGTGCAGCGGCTCCTTCCTCTGCACCACCGCGATCGCGCCGCTCGACTGGCGCGACCCGACCGGCGACACCATCGAGCTCGCGCTCATCAAGAAGCCGGCATCGGGGGGCGACCGCCTCGGGTCGCTCTTCGTGAACCCGGGTGGCCCGGGCGGCTCCGCCTACGACATGGTGGAGCAGTCGCCCGACTTCGCCGCGCATCCCGAACTCCAGCAGTCGTACGACCTCATCGGCTACGACCCCCGCGGCACCGGCCACTCCGACGCCGTGCGCTGCCTCACCGACCAGGAACGCGACGCCTGGCTCTACGACATCATCCCGGGCGAGCGCGGCTCGAAGGAGTGGCTCGCCGCCTACACGGAGGCCGCCGCCGACTTCGGTGCCAAGTGCGCCGAGAACACCGGGCCGTTGCTCGAGCACATCGACACCGAGAGCACCACCCGCGACCTCGACATGCTGCGCGCCGCGGTGGGCGACTCGAAGCTCAACTACCTGGGCTACTCGTACGGCACCTTCCTCGGGGCGATCTACGCCGACAACTTCCCCGACAAGGTCGGCCGCATGGTGCTCGACGGAGCCGAAGACCCCCGGTCGAGCGGCTTCGACATCACCATCTCCCAGGCCGCCGGGTTCGAGAACGCGCTGAAGAGCTACCTCACCGACTGCGCCTCGCGCTCCGACTGCTGGTTCGACGGCAGCGCCGACACGGCGCTGACCGGAATCCAGAAGCTGCTCGCCCAGGTCGACGAGAGCCCCGTGCGTTCCAGCGACGGCCGAGAGCTCGGTTCCAGCTCGCTGCTCACCGCCATCTTCTACCCGCTGTACAACGAGTCGAGCTGGCCCTACCTCGACACGCTGTTCACGTCGGTCGCCGACGGTCAGGCCGACTACGCCTTCCAGCTCGCCGACGCCTACAACAGCCGCAACCCCGACGGCAGCTACGCCGACAACCTCATCGAGTCGTTCAACGCCATCTCCTGCGCCGACTACCCGGCACAGACCGACCCGGCCGTGTGGGCCGAGCAGAACGAGAAGCTCATCGAGGCGTCTCCCACCGTCGGCCCGTACTGGACCTTCGGAGACATCGGATGCGCGGAGTGGCCCTACCCCAGCACCCGTGTTCCCGGGCCGGTCACCGCCGCAGGGTCCGATCCCATCCTGGTCGTCGGCACCACCGGCGACCCGGCCACGCCCTACGCCTGGGCCGAGGCCCTCGCCGACCAGCTCGACAACGGCCACCTCGTCACGTTCCAGGGGGAGGGGCACACCGCCTACAACTCCTCGAGCTGCGTGGCGGCTGTCGTCGACGACTACTTCCTGAACGGCACGGTGCCGGGCAGCGACCCCGACTGCACCAGCTGA
- a CDS encoding TetR family transcriptional regulator yields the protein MTVEPEEVGLRERKRRATRRSIQLAVLRLTAENGLDQVTIDEISRDAGVSPRTFFNYFPTKEASLAGDAPFSLTADAIAAFVEAGPGGDPLGEMLELMAVQAQEDGGIDPELHSLRHRVMNDHPQIFALRIDRMRAFEASIAETVERRLRRDAEKQGNEPVPDTEFAEKARMVGLVTMAVARGSWLAWAEHPDAESLPETIRHSYARLREVVPPLEPSCQGTR from the coding sequence ATGACCGTCGAACCCGAAGAGGTCGGTCTCCGTGAGCGCAAGAGGAGAGCGACGAGGCGCAGCATCCAGCTCGCCGTGCTGCGTCTCACCGCCGAGAACGGCCTCGACCAGGTGACGATCGATGAGATCAGCCGCGACGCCGGCGTCTCGCCGCGGACCTTCTTCAACTACTTCCCCACGAAGGAGGCGTCGCTCGCCGGCGACGCGCCGTTCTCGCTCACCGCCGACGCGATCGCCGCCTTCGTCGAGGCGGGGCCGGGTGGTGACCCGCTCGGCGAGATGCTCGAGCTGATGGCCGTGCAGGCCCAGGAGGACGGCGGCATCGACCCCGAGCTGCACAGCCTGCGCCACCGGGTGATGAACGACCACCCGCAGATCTTCGCCCTGCGCATCGACCGCATGCGTGCGTTCGAGGCCTCGATCGCCGAGACCGTCGAGCGCCGCCTGCGACGCGACGCCGAGAAACAGGGCAACGAGCCGGTGCCCGACACCGAGTTCGCCGAGAAGGCACGGATGGTCGGCCTCGTCACCATGGCCGTCGCGCGGGGGTCGTGGTTGGCCTGGGCCGAGCATCCGGACGCGGAGTCGCTGCCCGAGACCATCAGGCACTCGTACGCGCGGCTGCGGGAGGTCGTGCCGCCCCTCGAACCCTCCTGTCAGGGCACGCGCTGA